Proteins from a single region of Murdochiella vaginalis:
- a CDS encoding MATE family efflux transporter: MEQEQQKRWTFLELNMLRKIFGLAWPSILENLATTITNIIDTVMVSPLGPAAVAAVGITIQPVFLFLAPIIAMYVAVAAIVARRKGEGKRAEANQTVMTVLLLSFVIYLFIAVVVNLFYDPLLRFMGSNPEIHDDAANYLRILLTGIVFNIATMIINAGHSGSGNTRVAFVSNVTSSVVNISCNYLLIQGHLGFPALGVSGAAIASVIGQAFGLAVSIASLFKHDSFIQVRYCLQKKVRPALDALKVVASLAVNIFIENVLMRVGFMVTAMQAASLGTEVFATHNVGMNLLNFGFSLASGMQTAAVASTGSALGAGKKKKAMDYGYTCLFMGSILSVLWFVTLFFFGGAFFRITFSEASFITRGIRISRYVMFIVFFQIVSIVCAGALRAAGDVRYTLLVSTITITFIRSFVTIVLVQLFHMGIDGIWLGILAHQFSSAILMLARFRRGKWVELRI; the protein is encoded by the coding sequence ATGGAACAAGAACAGCAAAAAAGATGGACATTCCTAGAACTGAATATGCTGCGCAAGATTTTCGGCTTGGCGTGGCCGTCGATCTTGGAAAACTTGGCGACGACGATTACCAACATCATTGATACCGTGATGGTATCCCCATTGGGGCCGGCGGCCGTCGCTGCGGTCGGCATCACGATTCAGCCGGTTTTCCTTTTCCTGGCACCGATTATTGCGATGTATGTGGCGGTGGCGGCCATCGTGGCCCGGCGAAAGGGCGAGGGAAAACGAGCCGAAGCCAATCAGACCGTGATGACGGTGTTGCTGCTTTCGTTCGTCATCTATTTGTTCATCGCCGTCGTGGTCAATCTCTTTTATGATCCGCTGTTGCGCTTCATGGGGTCGAATCCGGAAATTCACGATGACGCGGCAAATTATCTGCGCATCCTCCTTACCGGTATCGTCTTCAACATCGCAACCATGATCATCAATGCCGGCCACAGCGGTTCTGGCAACACGCGTGTGGCGTTCGTGTCAAACGTCACGTCCAGCGTGGTCAATATTTCCTGCAACTATTTACTGATTCAGGGGCATCTGGGCTTTCCGGCTTTGGGAGTCAGCGGCGCGGCCATTGCATCGGTCATCGGACAGGCGTTCGGTTTGGCCGTCAGTATTGCTTCGCTGTTTAAGCATGACAGTTTTATTCAGGTGCGCTATTGCCTGCAAAAAAAGGTGCGCCCGGCCTTGGATGCTTTAAAGGTGGTGGCATCGTTGGCCGTGAATATTTTCATTGAAAACGTGCTGATGCGCGTGGGCTTTATGGTGACGGCCATGCAGGCGGCCAGTCTCGGTACCGAGGTTTTTGCGACGCATAATGTGGGCATGAACCTGCTGAATTTCGGCTTTTCGCTGGCCAGCGGTATGCAGACGGCGGCGGTGGCCTCGACCGGCTCGGCGCTGGGTGCAGGAAAGAAAAAGAAAGCCATGGACTACGGCTATACCTGTCTCTTTATGGGAAGCATCCTTTCGGTGTTGTGGTTTGTCACGCTGTTCTTTTTCGGCGGCGCATTCTTCCGCATTACCTTCAGCGAAGCAAGCTTCATCACGCGCGGCATTCGCATTTCGCGCTATGTGATGTTTATCGTGTTTTTCCAAATTGTATCCATCGTCTGTGCCGGCGCGCTGCGAGCGGCGGGGGATGTGCGCTACACGCTCCTGGTTTCGACCATCACGATTACGTTCATCCGCTCTTTCGTCACCATCGTTCTGGTACAGCTGTTTCACATGGGCATTGACGGAATTTGGCTGGGTATTTTAGCGCACCAGTTTTCCAGCGCCATTCTGATGTTGGCGCGCTTCCGCCGCGGAAAATGGGTGGAATTACGGATTTAA
- a CDS encoding helicase HerA domain-containing protein: MKIMERLGEFYLGQQVNPETGEKEEIPFLYASSDLTTHAMLVGMTGSGKTGLGIDLLEEAIVDGLPAIVLDPKGDMANLLLAFPSISGTQLLPWITPQAAEQAGLTPEAYAEEEAKRWQEGRTAAGMDAARVSLLSQADITVYTPGSRTGEPLSVMDITQTPPEAILAEEESFTSYVSSTVAGLLALVDVDADPLTSKAHLLLSTLFSARWKAGEAMDLPSLISAIQQPGLDKIGVMPLEAFYPEKERLALAMRFNQLFASPQFAAWLEGAAPDPQRLLYTPEGKPRVAIISLAHLNDRERMFVVTLLLNQMVGWMRRQSGQTALRALLYMDEVQGYFPPVANPASKAPMMTLLKQARAFGLGIVLATQNPADLDYKGLSNIGTWFIGHLQTQQDRDRLLDGMDADGTLAQNRSELSALLSRLPKRTFYVHNIHARADALFSTRWTMSYLAGPVTGTQLKALTKKTNEADGTTKAAEVAPAASASGMAQAPGMSPASASVPSTSANPASAIPEAANGSATSGAAASQTAASPTAASSTATVPPLLPKGVAAYYHPAAGAASYTAYLCGSAKIFYEDEKAGIASEKACYYLTAIPAPPAGADWENAQREDPASFALQAEIPQGAAFQALSFDALAGDVMKNAKTSLKNFVYAKERLQVPYHRATGVYGRPGEEEAFAIRVDGALREARDQEMQKIKDTYQKKLNTMQERIRKAELAVQREETQAEAAKQSTMVSVGSALLGGLFGRKKISSSLVTRVGSSARSLSRQRAQEDDIRRAEANVEAYKEELQRLEEALAAELEQVSARFSTSRDAVEEVEIKPKKTNIQVQDLFLVWMPDGQ, from the coding sequence ATGAAAATCATGGAACGGCTTGGCGAATTTTATCTGGGACAACAGGTAAATCCGGAAACAGGAGAAAAGGAAGAGATTCCCTTTCTCTATGCGTCTTCGGATTTGACGACGCATGCCATGCTGGTCGGCATGACCGGCAGCGGCAAGACGGGCCTGGGCATTGATCTGCTCGAGGAGGCAATTGTGGATGGCCTTCCGGCCATTGTGCTGGATCCGAAGGGAGATATGGCGAACCTCCTGTTAGCGTTTCCTTCGATCAGCGGAACGCAGCTGTTGCCGTGGATTACGCCGCAGGCCGCAGAGCAGGCAGGCTTGACGCCCGAGGCGTATGCTGAAGAGGAAGCCAAGCGTTGGCAGGAGGGGCGAACGGCGGCCGGCATGGATGCGGCGCGTGTCTCCCTTCTTTCGCAGGCGGATATTACGGTTTACACCCCGGGATCGCGCACGGGCGAGCCGCTTTCCGTGATGGATATTACACAAACGCCGCCGGAGGCGATCCTGGCGGAGGAGGAGAGCTTTACTTCGTATGTTTCCTCGACGGTGGCGGGGCTTTTGGCGCTGGTGGATGTGGATGCGGATCCGCTCACGAGCAAGGCGCACCTGCTGTTGAGCACGCTGTTTTCCGCGCGCTGGAAGGCCGGGGAAGCGATGGATTTGCCGTCGCTGATTTCCGCCATCCAGCAGCCGGGGCTGGATAAAATTGGTGTGATGCCGCTGGAAGCGTTCTATCCGGAAAAGGAGCGCCTGGCCTTAGCCATGCGCTTTAACCAGCTCTTTGCGTCGCCTCAATTCGCTGCCTGGCTGGAAGGCGCGGCGCCGGATCCGCAGCGGTTGCTCTATACCCCGGAAGGAAAGCCGCGTGTGGCGATTATTTCGCTCGCGCACCTGAATGACCGCGAACGGATGTTTGTGGTGACGCTGTTGCTCAATCAGATGGTAGGTTGGATGCGCCGTCAAAGCGGACAGACCGCCTTGCGCGCACTTCTCTATATGGATGAGGTGCAGGGCTATTTTCCGCCGGTGGCCAATCCGGCCTCGAAAGCACCCATGATGACGCTCTTAAAACAGGCGCGTGCCTTCGGCCTGGGCATCGTGCTGGCTACGCAGAATCCGGCAGATTTGGATTACAAGGGCCTTTCCAACATCGGCACCTGGTTCATCGGCCATTTACAGACCCAGCAGGATCGCGATCGTCTGTTGGATGGCATGGATGCGGATGGGACGCTCGCGCAAAATCGCAGCGAACTGAGCGCTTTGCTCTCTCGCCTGCCCAAGCGCACCTTCTACGTGCATAATATTCACGCCCGCGCGGATGCGCTGTTTTCCACGCGCTGGACGATGTCCTACCTTGCCGGGCCTGTGACGGGCACCCAGTTGAAGGCGTTAACCAAGAAGACGAACGAGGCGGATGGCACCACGAAGGCTGCAGAAGTTGCTCCCGCTGCGTCGGCTTCCGGTATGGCACAGGCTCCAGGCATGTCACCGGCGTCGGCGTCGGTGCCTTCGACTTCTGCGAATCCGGCTTCCGCCATCCCGGAAGCGGCGAACGGAAGTGCCACATCCGGAGCGGCTGCTTCGCAGACGGCAGCATCGCCGACAGCCGCTTCGTCCACGGCCACCGTGCCGCCGCTGCTTCCCAAGGGGGTTGCGGCCTATTACCATCCGGCCGCGGGAGCGGCGTCGTATACGGCGTACCTTTGCGGCAGCGCAAAAATCTTTTACGAAGACGAAAAAGCAGGCATCGCCTCCGAAAAGGCTTGCTACTATTTGACAGCGATTCCTGCGCCGCCGGCAGGAGCGGACTGGGAGAATGCACAGAGAGAGGATCCCGCGTCGTTCGCCTTACAGGCGGAGATTCCGCAGGGAGCCGCTTTCCAGGCTCTCTCCTTTGATGCGCTGGCCGGGGACGTGATGAAAAATGCGAAAACGTCGCTGAAAAATTTCGTGTATGCCAAGGAGCGCCTGCAGGTTCCGTATCATCGTGCGACCGGCGTTTATGGACGTCCGGGCGAAGAAGAGGCGTTTGCGATTCGTGTGGATGGGGCGCTGCGAGAGGCGCGCGATCAGGAAATGCAAAAGATTAAGGATACGTATCAAAAGAAGCTGAATACCATGCAGGAGCGCATTCGTAAGGCGGAGCTGGCGGTACAGCGCGAAGAAACGCAGGCGGAAGCGGCCAAGCAGAGTACGATGGTCAGTGTGGGTTCGGCGCTTCTGGGCGGCCTCTTCGGACGCAAGAAAATCAGTTCGTCGCTGGTGACGCGTGTGGGAAGTTCGGCGCGCTCGCTGAGTCGTCAACGGGCACAAGAGGACGATATCCGCCGTGCCGAAGCGAACGTGGAGGCGTACAAAGAAGAATTGCAGCGTCTGGAAGAGGCGCTTGCCGCGGAGCTGGAGCAGGTGAGTGCGCGGTTCTCGACGTCGCGCGATGCGGTCGAAGAGGTGGAAATCAAGCCGAAAAAGACGAATATTCAAGTGCAAGATCTCTTCCTGGTGTGGATGCCGGATGGGCAATAA
- a CDS encoding pyridoxal phosphate-dependent aminotransferase, whose amino-acid sequence MKFSQRSETLKASPIRKFSEAVARVEASGVEVIPMNIGQPDIPTPPDFLEAVRHYDVDVLAYQNSRGMKRTLETMQLYLHNYGLEFALDEICITNGASEGLNFALALTCDAGDAVLTMEPFYTNYNSIADVQDVGIVAATTYAKDGFRVPSLADWDRVIAESGKADRLKAFLLSSPANPTGRVYTEEEMQILVDLVRKYDLWLIADEVYREFNYTSRPFHSFAEYEEIKDRVILVDSISKKYSACGARIGSLASKNREFNEKAVRLCQTRLCVSTLDQIGAGAMDIVDDAYVEHNRRTYRHRRDALQKRLEQMEGIIAPVPEGAFYLIIKLPVENAEDFVRWTLENVRVNGKTVLMTPAESFYATPGLGIDEVRLSYCVKTERLLEAMDILEIALKEYPGKRK is encoded by the coding sequence ATGAAATTTTCCCAACGCAGTGAAACGCTGAAAGCTTCCCCCATTCGCAAGTTTTCGGAGGCGGTGGCTCGTGTGGAGGCTTCGGGTGTCGAGGTCATCCCGATGAATATCGGGCAGCCGGACATTCCGACACCGCCGGATTTTCTGGAGGCTGTGCGTCACTATGATGTGGATGTGCTGGCGTATCAGAATTCGCGGGGAATGAAGCGGACGCTCGAAACCATGCAGCTCTATCTGCATAATTATGGTCTGGAATTTGCTCTGGATGAAATCTGCATTACCAACGGGGCGAGTGAAGGGCTGAATTTTGCGCTGGCGCTTACCTGTGATGCGGGCGATGCGGTTCTCACGATGGAGCCGTTTTATACCAATTACAACAGCATTGCCGACGTGCAGGACGTGGGCATTGTGGCGGCGACGACCTATGCCAAGGACGGCTTCCGCGTGCCCTCGCTTGCCGACTGGGATCGCGTGATTGCGGAGTCGGGCAAGGCGGATCGCTTGAAGGCGTTCCTTCTTTCCTCTCCGGCCAATCCCACCGGCCGCGTGTACACCGAAGAGGAGATGCAAATTCTGGTCGATCTCGTGCGAAAATATGATCTTTGGCTGATTGCGGATGAAGTCTACCGCGAGTTTAATTACACGTCCCGTCCGTTCCATTCCTTTGCGGAATACGAGGAAATCAAGGATCGCGTCATCTTGGTAGACAGTATTTCCAAGAAATATTCCGCCTGCGGTGCGCGCATCGGTTCACTGGCCTCCAAAAACCGTGAATTCAACGAGAAAGCGGTTCGCCTTTGTCAGACACGCCTTTGTGTCTCCACGTTGGACCAGATCGGCGCCGGTGCCATGGACATCGTGGATGACGCCTACGTGGAGCACAATCGCCGTACCTATCGGCATCGTCGGGATGCCCTGCAAAAGCGTCTGGAACAGATGGAAGGCATTATCGCTCCCGTTCCGGAAGGCGCCTTTTATCTCATCATCAAGTTACCGGTCGAAAACGCGGAGGACTTTGTGCGCTGGACGCTGGAAAATGTCCGTGTCAACGGCAAGACCGTTTTGATGACGCCTGCCGAGTCCTTTTATGCCACGCCGGGCCTCGGCATTGACGAAGTGCGCCTTTCCTATTGCGTAAAAACCGAGCGCCTTCTCGAGGCCATGGACATTCTCGAAATTGCCTTAAAGGAGTATCCGGGAAAGCGGAAGTAA
- a CDS encoding DUF6088 family protein: protein MTRKEQIEKRIQNMESGTAFIASDFFDLSDYENVRKILNRLTDAKKIRRLLPGVYDAPRYSVLLEEWEAPNLHEVALALARKYNWSIAPTGNTALNLLGLSTQVPGKWTYISDGRYVTYNVKGTLLEFKHRANGEITGFSMKAAMVIQAIQAIGKDQITEEQLCVLRDLLSEVERHELMVKGKATKSWVYQIIRKIGEAA, encoded by the coding sequence ATGACAAGAAAAGAACAAATTGAAAAGCGCATTCAGAACATGGAATCCGGGACAGCGTTTATTGCCAGTGACTTCTTTGATCTGAGCGACTATGAAAATGTCAGAAAGATTTTGAATCGACTGACGGATGCTAAAAAAATTCGCAGGCTCCTTCCGGGGGTTTATGATGCACCTCGTTACAGTGTTTTGCTTGAAGAATGGGAGGCACCAAATCTTCATGAGGTGGCTTTAGCACTGGCACGAAAATACAACTGGTCAATTGCTCCAACCGGTAATACTGCTCTTAATCTGCTGGGCCTATCGACGCAAGTGCCTGGGAAATGGACATATATCTCAGATGGGCGTTACGTCACGTACAACGTGAAAGGGACGCTGTTGGAGTTTAAGCATCGTGCGAATGGAGAAATCACCGGTTTCAGCATGAAGGCGGCGATGGTCATTCAAGCCATTCAGGCGATTGGAAAAGATCAGATCACAGAGGAACAGCTTTGCGTGTTGCGTGATCTTTTATCCGAAGTTGAGCGCCATGAACTGATGGTGAAGGGAAAAGCGACCAAGAGTTGGGTGTATCAAATCATTCGTAAAATCGGAGAGGCAGCCTGA
- a CDS encoding nucleotidyl transferase AbiEii/AbiGii toxin family protein, translating into MDIRKIGQEDLRILIRNTAQKMGIHESVVEKDFWVCFVLNDLFHESPWQKALTFKGGTSLSKCFSIIERFSEDVDLILDWRTLGYGLNEPWEERSNTKQDKFNHEINTKTETFLADIFAPQFLEALKDKAGEGLTVRIDQADPQTVLFEYPKLFSSSYLSEVVRLEIGALAAWTPSEEVSIQPYVADAYPEVLPEAAFTVQTVSPERTFWEKATILHQEAHRPEDLAMPARYARHYYDLYRISLSKYKDKAIANPDLLQKVAAFKRKFYPRKWARYEEATVEKIRLVPDAYRYPALKKDYEAMQEMFFHEVPKFADLIEALRQLEEEIHQSQK; encoded by the coding sequence ATGGATATAAGAAAAATCGGTCAAGAGGATTTGCGCATTCTCATTCGTAACACAGCCCAGAAGATGGGCATTCATGAAAGCGTCGTGGAGAAAGATTTCTGGGTCTGCTTCGTTCTGAACGATCTCTTTCATGAGAGCCCATGGCAGAAGGCGCTAACCTTCAAAGGTGGGACGAGCTTATCCAAGTGCTTTTCTATTATTGAGCGCTTTTCAGAAGACGTCGATCTGATTTTGGACTGGCGTACTTTAGGCTATGGCTTGAACGAGCCTTGGGAAGAACGATCGAATACGAAGCAGGACAAATTCAACCATGAAATCAATACGAAGACGGAGACATTTTTGGCTGATATTTTTGCGCCTCAATTTTTGGAAGCTTTAAAAGACAAGGCGGGCGAAGGTCTCACCGTCCGCATTGACCAAGCGGATCCACAGACCGTCTTGTTTGAATACCCTAAACTTTTCTCTTCCAGTTATCTGAGTGAAGTGGTGCGCCTTGAGATTGGAGCTTTGGCCGCTTGGACACCATCGGAGGAAGTTTCCATTCAGCCCTATGTGGCGGATGCCTATCCGGAGGTTCTTCCAGAGGCAGCCTTTACTGTGCAGACGGTTTCTCCAGAGCGTACCTTCTGGGAGAAAGCCACCATTCTGCATCAGGAAGCCCATCGGCCTGAAGATCTGGCCATGCCAGCACGATATGCACGGCATTACTATGATCTGTACCGGATCAGTTTGTCGAAATACAAGGACAAAGCCATTGCGAACCCTGACCTGCTCCAAAAAGTTGCTGCGTTCAAAAGAAAGTTCTATCCACGCAAGTGGGCCAGATATGAGGAAGCAACCGTTGAGAAAATCCGTCTTGTGCCAGATGCGTATCGTTATCCAGCGCTGAAAAAGGATTATGAAGCCATGCAGGAGATGTTCTTCCATGAAGTTCCGAAGTTTGCAGACCTGATAGAAGCACTTCGCCAATTAGAAGAAGAGATTCATCAGTCCCAGAAATAA
- a CDS encoding response regulator transcription factor, which yields MSEQRLHILVCDDDFEIVQAIQIYLERAGYTVHHAYNGKQALDVLEKEPIHLVLLDIMMPLMDGMEALTRIRETRSLPVILVSAKGESNDKIDGLLGGADDYITKPFNAKELVARVKSQLRRYVQYRSYDPREDLEGVVLRQGTLILNRRKQSVEVDGMPRSLTPLEFSILWLLMEHPGRLYSSEEIYEAVWQEDSVGSVATVAVHIRHIREKIEINPREPRYLKVIWGRGYRIEPQGDPQQAAQSAAQPDSAEDSKAKKPCDTEAKQ from the coding sequence ATGAGCGAACAACGACTTCACATTCTCGTCTGCGACGATGATTTCGAAATTGTGCAGGCGATTCAGATTTATTTGGAGCGTGCCGGCTATACGGTGCACCATGCCTACAACGGGAAACAGGCGCTGGACGTGCTGGAGAAAGAGCCCATTCATCTGGTTTTGCTGGATATCATGATGCCGCTGATGGACGGGATGGAAGCCTTGACGCGCATTCGGGAAACGCGGTCGCTGCCGGTTATTCTGGTGTCGGCAAAAGGCGAAAGCAACGATAAGATTGACGGTTTGCTGGGCGGGGCAGACGACTACATCACGAAACCGTTTAATGCCAAGGAGCTGGTGGCGCGTGTTAAGAGCCAGCTGCGCCGTTATGTGCAATATCGTTCCTACGATCCCCGGGAAGATTTGGAAGGTGTCGTGCTTCGGCAAGGGACGCTGATTCTCAACCGTCGCAAGCAAAGCGTGGAGGTGGACGGCATGCCGCGATCGCTTACGCCGCTGGAATTTTCGATTCTTTGGCTGCTGATGGAACATCCGGGACGGCTGTATTCCAGCGAGGAAATATATGAAGCCGTATGGCAGGAGGATTCCGTGGGGTCGGTTGCGACGGTGGCAGTTCACATCCGCCATATTCGGGAAAAGATTGAAATTAATCCCCGGGAACCCCGGTATTTGAAAGTGATCTGGGGAAGAGGCTATCGCATAGAACCGCAGGGGGATCCGCAGCAGGCGGCGCAAAGCGCTGCGCAGCCCGATTCCGCAGAGGATTCGAAAGCAAAGAAACCTTGCGATACAGAAGCGAAGCAATAG
- a CDS encoding histidine kinase dimerization/phospho-acceptor domain-containing protein, with translation MKDRIQNVMQRMKEVLADLRAKETPTHEKPMQETQDARTETGFDTSFEKTGETLKQDEQKTPSDELPTFRRRRVWPYLVLNVLAAVVLGLSLYALALLQDGNLIHWSSDGSTTGGFSLAVFDEAKSAVDRTLTSQSWSEFDSLAGDTPIPHTFGSWSSIQQIDYMAAISAKPTAQEKLKAAQTYLQESKNEETGFAMASGIFYTKADLQHWMQVGLKKEATEVELRFGHHTDFRPKKNKTDDPYGEERMSGNEERSYSDDGWTPDIIQQAIEVAKPLSADSLLAASQGNLETYRESLTQLQNTLDFLKTKMRLPDMEKPSNVEYTISILNGAKKFTNANRVKDKTPAWSAPITVEGGYCTIGTGLWKEKLSNGAPPIPMLLAQAHLFNAPGMKVTFRIDTTLQEADGIQLYMETFPTAQKVSKIAVVAAVVSGILWLATLCVTLVRTTNVHLPMVRKIEGAIPIEVLLVACIAFLWITVGVAIEVLYTVEGQAMALLRDPWHNPFWIVLIPGLIVFDLVGWTLLSMLFRKARQGRFFRGSILGGVGRAVHRVYRSYQDGSAAKHRILVKVLLFYLLLGLLLVLVAVFYSDFFWMLLLLTGFTLPIAFALQQDRNDARILQSMQHIADGDWHERLDEESFHGAHRAMANQINRFDQSLQNAVEKSLKNERMQTELITNVSHDLRTPLTSIINYVDLLRSPDATDDERTQYLDVLAKKAQRLKTLMNDLIDVSKATSGAVQLNMEIIDYAEVIRQSLAEADSGWKKNALTPVVDLPEDPLFIEADGHKLSRVLENLFSNAQKYSQDGTRVYIQLEAQDHHALFTIKNTSRYALNMSPEELLERFNRSDKSRTTEGSGLGLSIAEQLTKRMNGHLALDIDGDLFKASVEFPLH, from the coding sequence ATGAAGGATCGTATTCAAAACGTAATGCAGCGAATGAAAGAAGTTCTGGCCGACTTACGTGCGAAAGAAACACCGACACATGAGAAACCGATGCAAGAAACACAGGATGCGCGCACAGAGACGGGATTTGACACATCGTTTGAAAAAACGGGGGAAACGTTGAAACAGGATGAACAAAAAACGCCTTCGGATGAGTTGCCGACGTTTCGGCGGCGCCGGGTTTGGCCGTACTTGGTGCTGAATGTGCTGGCTGCGGTCGTGCTCGGCCTTTCTCTGTATGCGCTGGCCTTGTTGCAGGATGGCAACCTGATTCATTGGTCAAGCGATGGAAGCACGACAGGAGGTTTTTCCCTTGCCGTCTTTGACGAAGCAAAAAGCGCCGTGGATCGAACACTGACATCCCAGAGCTGGTCCGAATTTGACAGTTTAGCGGGCGACACCCCCATTCCGCATACATTCGGATCCTGGTCATCCATACAACAAATCGATTACATGGCGGCGATTTCCGCGAAGCCCACCGCACAGGAAAAATTGAAAGCGGCGCAGACCTATTTGCAAGAATCGAAAAACGAAGAGACCGGATTCGCAATGGCTTCCGGGATCTTTTATACCAAAGCGGATCTACAGCATTGGATGCAAGTCGGTTTAAAGAAAGAAGCCACCGAGGTGGAGTTGCGCTTCGGGCATCACACCGATTTTCGGCCGAAGAAGAATAAAACGGACGATCCCTATGGGGAAGAGAGAATGAGCGGGAATGAGGAACGGTCCTATTCGGATGACGGATGGACGCCCGATATCATCCAGCAGGCGATTGAGGTGGCGAAACCGTTGTCGGCAGACTCGCTGTTGGCGGCGTCACAAGGCAATCTCGAAACGTATCGAGAATCCCTAACACAGTTGCAAAATACGCTTGACTTTTTGAAAACGAAAATGCGCCTTCCCGATATGGAAAAGCCGAGCAACGTGGAATATACGATATCCATCTTGAACGGCGCTAAAAAATTCACCAATGCGAATCGGGTGAAGGACAAAACGCCCGCGTGGAGTGCACCCATCACGGTGGAAGGTGGCTACTGCACGATCGGGACAGGGCTTTGGAAAGAGAAACTGTCGAACGGTGCTCCACCGATTCCGATGTTGCTCGCACAGGCCCATCTCTTCAATGCGCCGGGCATGAAAGTGACGTTTCGCATCGACACGACCTTGCAGGAGGCGGACGGGATACAGCTCTATATGGAGACGTTCCCGACCGCGCAAAAGGTGTCAAAAATCGCTGTGGTGGCGGCGGTCGTCTCCGGAATTCTCTGGCTTGCCACACTTTGTGTGACACTGGTCCGCACGACCAACGTCCATTTGCCGATGGTGCGCAAAATCGAGGGTGCCATTCCGATTGAAGTGTTGCTGGTGGCCTGTATCGCTTTTCTATGGATCACGGTGGGAGTGGCCATTGAAGTTCTTTACACCGTGGAAGGACAAGCGATGGCGCTGTTGCGCGATCCCTGGCACAATCCCTTCTGGATTGTCCTCATTCCGGGCTTGATCGTGTTTGATCTGGTCGGTTGGACGCTTCTATCCATGTTGTTCCGCAAAGCCCGTCAGGGACGCTTTTTCCGCGGCAGCATTCTTGGTGGCGTCGGTCGCGCGGTTCACAGAGTGTATCGCTCGTATCAGGATGGCTCCGCCGCGAAGCATCGCATCCTGGTGAAAGTGCTGTTGTTTTACCTCCTCTTGGGATTGCTGCTCGTGCTTGTGGCGGTGTTCTATTCGGATTTCTTCTGGATGCTGCTTTTGCTTACGGGATTTACGCTGCCCATAGCCTTTGCCTTGCAGCAGGATCGCAACGATGCTCGCATTCTGCAATCGATGCAGCACATTGCCGACGGTGACTGGCATGAGCGCCTAGACGAAGAGTCGTTTCACGGCGCTCATCGCGCGATGGCGAACCAAATCAACCGTTTTGATCAGAGCCTGCAGAATGCGGTGGAAAAAAGCTTGAAAAATGAGCGGATGCAGACGGAGCTCATCACGAACGTGTCGCATGATCTGCGAACACCGCTGACCTCCATCATTAATTATGTAGATCTTTTGCGCAGCCCGGATGCGACGGACGACGAGCGCACGCAATATCTGGACGTGCTGGCAAAGAAGGCCCAGCGCCTCAAGACGCTGATGAACGATCTTATCGACGTGTCGAAGGCGACGAGCGGCGCGGTTCAGCTGAATATGGAAATCATCGACTATGCCGAAGTGATCCGGCAGAGTCTTGCCGAAGCAGATTCCGGCTGGAAAAAGAATGCACTCACGCCGGTTGTGGACCTGCCGGAAGATCCGCTGTTTATTGAGGCGGACGGGCACAAGCTCTCGCGTGTGCTGGAAAATCTCTTCAGCAATGCCCAGAAATACAGCCAGGACGGCACGCGCGTCTACATTCAGTTGGAAGCGCAGGACCATCACGCGCTCTTTACGATCAAGAACACCTCGCGCTATGCCCTCAACATGTCCCCGGAAGAACTCTTGGAGCGTTTTAATCGTTCGGATAAGTCCCGCACCACCGAAGGCAGCGGCCTTGGCCTTTCCATCGCCGAGCAGCTGACCAAGCGCATGAACGGCCACCTTGCCCTCGACATTGATGGCGATCTCTTTAAGGCCTCGGTGGAGTTTCCACTGCACTAA